From Phaeocystidibacter marisrubri, the proteins below share one genomic window:
- a CDS encoding cell division ATP-binding protein FtsE has product MSDSSILSLNNAQIHQGEHLVLHDVNINIDKGQFVYLIGQTGAGKSSLLKTLYGDLPLKTGSGSIVGIDLTQLKEKEIPTLRRKIGIVFQDFQLLTDRSVDENLKFVLKATGWKDKKQMEKRIQEVLSKVGMATKGHKMPHQMSGGEQQRVAIARALLNDPELILADEPTGNLDPRTSEEIMILLSEICQNGRAILMATHDYSLILKFPFNTWKCEDGKVIETVQSTL; this is encoded by the coding sequence ATGAGCGACTCATCGATTCTTTCTCTAAATAATGCACAGATTCATCAAGGCGAACACTTGGTGCTACACGACGTGAACATCAATATAGACAAGGGACAATTCGTCTATCTAATTGGTCAAACAGGTGCGGGGAAATCTAGCTTGCTCAAAACCTTGTATGGCGATCTCCCTTTGAAAACGGGAAGCGGCTCTATTGTGGGGATTGATCTTACACAGCTCAAGGAAAAAGAGATTCCAACACTCAGAAGAAAGATCGGTATCGTCTTCCAAGATTTTCAACTTCTCACTGATAGAAGTGTAGACGAAAACCTCAAGTTTGTTTTGAAAGCTACGGGCTGGAAGGACAAAAAGCAGATGGAGAAGCGCATTCAAGAGGTGCTGAGCAAAGTGGGTATGGCCACGAAAGGTCACAAAATGCCTCATCAGATGTCGGGCGGTGAACAACAGCGCGTTGCTATTGCGCGTGCCTTGCTCAACGATCCTGAATTGATTTTGGCCGATGAGCCCACGGGTAACTTAGACCCACGAACATCCGAGGAAATTATGATTCTACTCTCTGAAATTTGTCAGAATGGTAGAGCAATCCTCATGGCTACCCACGATTATTCCCTCATTCTCAAATTCCCTTTCAATACCTGGAAGTGTGAAGACGGAAAGGTGATTGAAACGGTTCAAAGCACCCTGTAA
- a CDS encoding endonuclease/exonuclease/phosphatase family protein has product MLRYIILLLLFNLELHAQERNDHPFIQLVWYNVENAFDTIDSPITHDAEYLPQSDKKWTSRRYWTKLNRISKVLRNATGWNPPDIIALGEVENADVLYHISTRPALLGANYRVIHYESPDYRGIDVGILYNPNVIQMFVSRAIPIDFPNHPQKRTRDLLLASGTLASGDTLHIIAAHWPSRRGGKEHSEPFRIRAAQICADVVDSLARHSQNLNLIITGDFNDGPHDASIDTLIQARRVKLNNAMREMPSTLGTHRYGAEWEYLDQWMYSENLQNGPIQVDTTYIYYNPSMIEPVTSLPGFRPKRSWNGNFFTNGYSDHLPIVLILNDRTQGENNSVH; this is encoded by the coding sequence ATGCTAAGGTATATCATTCTTCTACTTCTTTTCAACCTGGAATTACACGCTCAAGAGCGAAATGACCATCCATTCATTCAACTGGTTTGGTACAACGTTGAGAATGCCTTCGACACGATAGACTCCCCCATCACCCATGATGCGGAATATCTTCCTCAATCGGACAAAAAGTGGACATCCCGGAGATACTGGACCAAGCTCAATCGAATTAGTAAAGTGCTACGCAATGCCACGGGGTGGAATCCTCCCGACATCATTGCATTAGGAGAGGTCGAAAATGCAGACGTACTGTATCATATCTCTACAAGGCCAGCACTGTTAGGTGCCAACTACCGAGTCATTCACTATGAAAGTCCAGATTACCGCGGCATAGATGTCGGCATCCTCTACAATCCCAACGTTATTCAGATGTTCGTTTCGCGGGCTATCCCAATTGATTTCCCCAATCATCCCCAAAAGCGAACTCGAGATCTACTACTAGCATCGGGTACACTTGCCTCAGGCGACACCCTGCATATCATTGCCGCTCACTGGCCCTCTCGAAGAGGCGGCAAAGAACACTCAGAACCCTTCAGAATTCGTGCTGCACAAATTTGTGCCGATGTGGTAGACTCTTTGGCAAGGCACTCCCAGAATCTGAACCTTATCATTACGGGAGACTTTAACGATGGGCCACACGATGCTTCCATCGACACCTTGATCCAGGCACGACGGGTAAAACTGAACAACGCAATGAGAGAGATGCCCTCTACGTTGGGGACCCATCGATATGGAGCTGAGTGGGAGTATCTCGATCAATGGATGTATTCCGAGAATTTGCAAAACGGCCCGATTCAAGTTGATACTACGTATATCTATTACAATCCTAGTATGATAGAACCTGTTACGTCCTTACCAGGCTTCCGACCGAAGCGAAGTTGGAATGGCAATTTCTTTACGAATGGATACTCAGACCACCTGCCTATCGTTCTAATACTCAATGACAGAACGCAGGGAGAAAATAATAGTGTGCATTGA
- a CDS encoding S-adenosylmethionine:tRNA ribosyltransferase-isomerase yields the protein MHPKDIQIEQFTYELPEDRIAQHPLDRRDASKLLVFRNGEITDEVFSAIPDSLPEDSLLVFNETKVIRARLISPRGEGMRPIEIFCLDPLNKDIESSMSATGEVSYICLVGNAKKWKDQVLTWNDPSGRPLLHAEKLGRDGANFHIRFFWEGPLHFAAILEELGHIPLPPYMHRSEEPEDVNRYQTVYATRDGSVAAPTAGLHFTNNVLQRIEEKGIELGRVILHVGAGTFKPVSADRMEDHDMHSEAFEVSTNLLRSILQSPNVTAVGTTSTRTLESLYWLGLKALNGEELDFHQLFVDQWEPYTHTDFPSSQDALSALLKNATEAGITTLRGRTQIIIAPGYTFRVISQLITNFHQPGSTLILLVAAALGDRWKDVYQHALTNDYRFLSYGDSSLLYLS from the coding sequence ATGCACCCCAAGGATATACAGATTGAACAATTCACTTACGAGCTTCCAGAAGACCGTATCGCACAGCATCCTTTGGATCGCAGAGATGCTTCCAAGCTGCTGGTATTTAGAAATGGGGAGATTACCGACGAGGTATTTTCTGCCATTCCCGATAGTCTACCCGAAGATAGCTTGCTCGTATTCAATGAAACGAAGGTCATTCGCGCCCGACTCATTTCGCCGAGAGGTGAAGGAATGCGCCCCATTGAAATCTTCTGTTTAGATCCGTTGAATAAAGACATTGAGTCTTCCATGTCGGCCACAGGTGAAGTGAGCTATATCTGCCTCGTTGGCAATGCCAAGAAATGGAAAGATCAAGTTCTCACTTGGAATGATCCATCCGGTCGACCTCTTCTCCATGCTGAAAAACTGGGGAGAGACGGTGCCAATTTCCACATTCGATTCTTTTGGGAGGGCCCTTTGCATTTTGCTGCCATCCTCGAAGAACTGGGACACATTCCACTTCCTCCATACATGCATCGCTCAGAAGAACCTGAGGATGTAAATCGATACCAAACGGTTTACGCCACTCGCGACGGCTCAGTTGCGGCTCCCACTGCTGGACTTCATTTCACCAACAACGTATTGCAACGAATTGAAGAAAAGGGAATTGAATTAGGAAGAGTTATTCTTCACGTAGGCGCTGGGACATTTAAGCCTGTGAGTGCTGATAGAATGGAAGATCACGACATGCATTCGGAGGCCTTTGAAGTTTCAACCAACCTCCTTCGCTCCATCCTCCAATCTCCAAACGTTACTGCTGTTGGAACAACCTCCACCCGCACCTTGGAGTCCTTGTATTGGTTGGGATTGAAAGCGCTAAATGGAGAAGAACTTGACTTCCATCAACTCTTTGTTGACCAATGGGAGCCATACACACACACGGACTTTCCCTCCTCACAAGATGCACTGAGCGCATTGCTGAAGAACGCTACCGAAGCGGGCATTACAACCTTAAGAGGAAGAACCCAAATCATTATTGCTCCGGGCTATACATTTAGAGTCATATCGCAGCTGATCACCAATTTCCATCAACCCGGCAGCACCTTGATCCTTTTGGTAGCCGCTGCATTAGGAGATCGATGGAAAGATGTATATCAACATGCACTTACAAACGACTACAGATTCTTGAGTTATGGCGACAGTTCGCTTCTTTATCTTTCTTAG
- a CDS encoding glycosyltransferase, producing the protein MISILIPTYDEDVTALATALSKQAKALDEKAEVLICDQAPNGSHQLSNLKLNALSNVEYLLWNEKSGRSANRNYLAERASNEWLLFLDSDTQVISDDFLKSFADRKEKGHAICGKMVYSEEDPGPEMRLRWKYGRAREMKSAKQRNVRPFSSFLSYCFLIHKRDFDKVKFDEQIVEYGHEDTLFGKRLAHEFITPIHTDIPLLHTGLIPPSNFLDKVRQSVRSLNQLTERGLVDEDFKLYHTQQRLAKYRFDYLLALFYRIFHKAMEAQLCGAHPSLMVLDLYKLSYFCTFRKGVKTSSKTLRS; encoded by the coding sequence GTGATTTCTATTCTCATCCCAACGTACGATGAGGACGTTACCGCTTTGGCGACCGCGCTCTCAAAACAAGCCAAAGCCCTAGACGAGAAGGCAGAAGTTCTGATCTGCGACCAAGCTCCCAACGGTTCGCATCAATTGAGCAACCTCAAGTTGAACGCGCTGAGCAATGTGGAATATCTACTTTGGAATGAGAAATCTGGACGTTCTGCCAATAGAAATTATCTAGCCGAACGCGCTTCAAATGAATGGCTGCTATTCCTAGACAGCGATACGCAGGTGATAAGTGATGACTTTTTAAAATCTTTTGCAGATCGCAAGGAGAAAGGCCACGCGATATGCGGCAAGATGGTTTATTCTGAAGAGGATCCTGGCCCCGAAATGCGCCTGCGTTGGAAATACGGACGAGCACGTGAAATGAAATCGGCCAAGCAGAGAAATGTTCGCCCCTTCAGCTCTTTCCTATCCTATTGCTTCCTCATCCACAAGCGCGATTTTGACAAGGTAAAATTCGACGAACAGATTGTAGAATACGGACACGAAGACACCCTTTTCGGCAAGCGATTGGCTCACGAGTTTATCACGCCTATTCACACCGACATCCCACTTCTACACACTGGACTTATTCCACCATCCAACTTCTTAGACAAAGTTCGACAGTCGGTTCGCAGTTTGAATCAACTTACGGAGAGAGGGTTAGTAGATGAAGACTTCAAGCTCTACCATACGCAACAGCGCTTGGCAAAATACCGATTTGACTATTTGCTGGCTCTATTCTACCGAATCTTCCACAAAGCGATGGAAGCTCAGCTATGTGGCGCCCACCCCTCTTTGATGGTGCTAGACCTCTACAAGCTGTCCTATTTCTGCACGTTCAGAAAAGGGGTGAAAACCTCTTCCAAAACCTTGCGTTCTTGA
- a CDS encoding phosphatase PAP2 family protein: MKFSNLILALPILTVLFSNTSFAQADSTYWRGWYETPIDVVNLTRWETSDWWVASGVLVGGVALYTQDEAIRESVQGFRSPTTDNLSKYIAEPFGSGYYSMGATAIAYGAGWAFKDEKLRRTSLQAAKAYVLTAGATFVLKQLTHRSRPYESGRDDLWYGPYALTFENDGFPSGHTSTAFAVASVYAHAYSDRPWLQVGLYSVAGLTALSRMNDDKHWASDVFIGAALGWYIGRTIVKTDSQLTIAPSGNGIYLSWSID; the protein is encoded by the coding sequence ATGAAGTTCAGCAATCTCATATTAGCACTGCCCATTCTCACAGTGCTATTTTCAAACACCTCCTTTGCTCAGGCAGATAGTACCTATTGGCGAGGTTGGTATGAAACACCGATAGATGTTGTGAATTTGACCCGATGGGAAACGTCAGATTGGTGGGTGGCGAGTGGTGTGCTTGTGGGAGGTGTGGCTCTTTACACGCAAGATGAGGCGATTCGAGAAAGCGTTCAAGGTTTTCGATCTCCGACTACAGACAATCTCTCCAAATATATAGCTGAACCTTTCGGAAGTGGCTACTATTCGATGGGGGCAACCGCGATTGCCTATGGAGCAGGTTGGGCTTTTAAGGATGAAAAACTTCGAAGAACCTCGTTGCAGGCGGCTAAAGCTTACGTGTTAACCGCGGGAGCCACATTTGTGCTGAAGCAGCTTACCCACAGAAGTCGCCCTTACGAATCGGGGCGCGACGATCTCTGGTATGGCCCTTATGCATTGACTTTTGAGAATGATGGTTTTCCCAGCGGACATACTTCTACCGCCTTTGCCGTGGCTAGTGTGTATGCACATGCGTATTCCGACCGACCCTGGTTGCAAGTGGGGTTATATTCGGTGGCCGGACTCACAGCCTTGTCGAGAATGAATGATGACAAACACTGGGCTTCGGATGTGTTTATTGGAGCCGCTCTGGGCTGGTACATCGGAAGAACCATCGTTAAAACCGATTCTCAACTGACCATTGCGCCAAGTGGGAATGGCATTTACTTGTCTTGGTCTATCGACTGA
- a CDS encoding glycosyltransferase, whose translation MRIAIAVTNDLSTDQRVQRTIDTLQNLGFEVTFIGRKLPTSVPFNPNYKTIRFVLPFRTGAAFYASYNLRLFWHLLFNKYDMYLANDADTLLAIGTCASLKSVPFVYDSHEFFTGVPEIQDRPAVIKTWKWIEQKFYPKAKARITVNASIASLLVKAYGGESPAIVRNIGKRPERVVPTTREAIGIPESAFVVINQGAGINVDRGMEEALEAVASLSDVVLLIVGNGDAVPKLKEEVDKRGIREKVVFVGKVPYSELLGYTALANVGLSLDKPTSINYQFSLPNKLFDYLHTGIPVITSKVVEVKRIVDEYRVGITVDSSSPSAIAEAIEEMRNAGVEKYAEGIKRAQSELTWNQERKVLEEVFTPFLNVQK comes from the coding sequence ATGCGAATAGCCATTGCAGTAACGAACGACCTTTCTACAGATCAAAGAGTTCAACGTACCATTGACACTCTTCAGAATTTGGGTTTTGAAGTCACTTTTATCGGAAGAAAATTGCCGACGAGTGTTCCTTTTAATCCCAATTACAAAACCATTCGCTTTGTTCTTCCCTTTCGCACAGGTGCTGCTTTTTATGCGAGCTACAACCTTCGACTGTTTTGGCATTTGCTGTTCAACAAGTACGATATGTACCTGGCGAATGACGCAGATACACTGCTCGCCATCGGAACGTGCGCTTCGCTGAAGTCAGTGCCATTTGTATATGACAGCCATGAGTTCTTTACGGGTGTTCCAGAAATTCAAGACCGACCGGCGGTTATTAAAACTTGGAAGTGGATAGAGCAGAAGTTTTATCCAAAGGCCAAGGCTCGCATCACGGTAAATGCGTCCATAGCTTCACTTTTAGTGAAGGCCTACGGTGGAGAAAGTCCAGCGATTGTGCGCAACATCGGTAAGCGCCCCGAACGTGTTGTTCCAACCACTCGAGAGGCTATCGGCATTCCAGAGAGTGCTTTTGTCGTCATCAATCAAGGGGCAGGAATAAATGTAGACAGAGGGATGGAGGAAGCACTTGAAGCGGTGGCGTCGTTGTCGGATGTGGTACTCCTCATTGTAGGGAATGGCGATGCAGTTCCAAAGTTGAAAGAGGAAGTGGATAAACGCGGTATTCGTGAGAAAGTGGTGTTTGTTGGAAAGGTTCCGTATTCGGAATTGTTGGGGTACACCGCTCTTGCTAATGTAGGCTTGAGCTTAGACAAACCAACCTCCATCAATTATCAATTCAGCTTACCCAATAAACTCTTCGACTATTTGCATACCGGAATTCCGGTTATTACCTCTAAGGTGGTTGAAGTGAAGCGCATTGTTGACGAATATCGCGTAGGCATTACGGTAGATTCTTCCAGCCCAAGTGCAATTGCAGAGGCTATTGAAGAGATGCGGAACGCCGGAGTGGAAAAGTATGCGGAAGGCATAAAACGAGCGCAAAGTGAGCTCACATGGAATCAAGAACGCAAGGTTTTGGAAGAGGTTTTCACCCCTTTTCTGAACGTGCAGAAATAG